From a single Nicotiana tabacum cultivar K326 chromosome 8, ASM71507v2, whole genome shotgun sequence genomic region:
- the LOC107811392 gene encoding betaine aldehyde dehydrogenase, chloroplastic-like isoform X1 — protein MAIPNVRIPSRQLYIDGEWREPVKKNRIPIISPATEEIIGEIPAATEEDVDIAVEAARRALARDDWGSTTGAQRAKYLRAIAAKILERKSELAKLESLDCGKTLFEAAWDMDDVAASFEYYADLAEALDSKRKTPVDLHLDSFKTYVLREPLGVVGLITPWNYPLLMATWKVAPALAAGCAAILKPSELASITCLELGEICREVGLPPGALNILTGLGPEAGAPLVSHPHVDKIAFTGSGATGVKIMTAAAQLVKPVTLELGGKSPIVVFDDIDNLDLAVEWTLFGCFANAGQVCSATSRLILQESIASEFLERLLLWIKNIKISDPLEEDCKLGPIVSSGQYEKVLKFISKAKDEGATILCGGERPQHMKKGYYVQPTIITDVNTSMEIWKEEVFGPVLCVKTFKTEEEAIELANDTKYGLASAIMSKDVERCERFTKAFQTGIIWFNCSQPTFTQLPWGGRKRSGFGRDLGEWGLENYLNIKQVTQYTSVEPWAFYKSPSKV, from the exons ATGGCAATTCCAAACGTACGTATTCCCAGCCGACAGCTATACATCGACGGTGAATGGAGAGAACCAGTCAAGAAGAACAGAATACCTATAATCAGTCCGGCTACTGAAGAAATTATCG GGGAAATACCGGCTGCTACTGAGGAAGATGTGGATATAGCTGTGGAAGCTGCTCGGAGAGCGCTAGCTCGGGATGACTGGGGCTCAACAACAGGGGCACAGCGCGCAAAATATCTTCGTGCTATTGCTGCTAAG ATACTAGAGAGGAAGTCTGAACTTGCAAAACTTGAATCGCTTGATTGTGGAAAAACATTATTTGAGGCTGCTTGGGATATG GATGATGTCGCAGCAAGTTTTGAGTACTACGCAGACCTCGCTGAAGCTCTGGATTCAAAAAGGAAAACTCCAGTTGATCTCCATCTGGATTCATTTAAGACTTATGTTCTTAGAGAACCTCTTGGTGTAGTTGGATTGATAACTCCATG GAATTATCCACTGTTAATGGCCACATGGAAAGTTGCCCCTGCCCTGGCTGCTGGTTGTGCAGCAATACTTAAGCCGTCTGAACTAGCATCTAT AACCTGTTTGGAGTTGGGTGAGATCTGTAGAGAGGTGGGCCTCCCTCCTGGTGCTCTAAACATTTTAACAGGATTGGGGCCTGAAGCTGGTGCTCCTTTGGTATCTCATCCTCATGTTGACAAG ATTGCATTTACAGGAAGTGGCGCCACAGGAGTTAAGATCATGACTGCTGCAGCTCAACTTGTTAAA CCAGTTACTCTTGAGCTTGGTGGAAAAAGTCCAATAGTGGTGTTTGATGACATTGATAACCTTGATCTAG CTGTTGAGTGGACTCTTTTTGGTTGCTTTGCAAATGCTGGTCAAGTTTGCAGTGCAACATCACGTCTTATACTACAG GAAAGCATTGCTTCTGAATTTTTGGAGAGGCTGCTTCTCTggataaaaaatatcaaaatctcaGATCCTTTGGAAGAAGATTGCAAGCTTGGTCCCATCGTTAGTTCTGGACAG TATGAGAAGGTATTGAAGTTCATCTCAAAAGCCAAAGATGAAGGTGCAACCATTTTATGTGGTGGCGAAAGGCCTCAG CATATGAAGAAAGGATATTATGTTCAACCAACAATTATTACTGATGTTAATACCTCCATGGAAATCTGGAAAGAGGAAGTATTCGGACCTGTTCTTTGTGTCAAAACATTCAAAACTGAAGAGGAAGCCATTGAACTAGCAAATGACACCAA GTATGGTTTGGCTTCTGCTATTATGTCAAAAGATGTTGAAAGGTGTGAGCGTTTCACAAAG GCTTTTCAGACAGGGATCATCTGGTTCAACTGTTCACAGCCAACCTTTACGCAGCTTCCATGGGGTGGTAGAAAGCGTAGTGGTTTTGGACGCGATCTAGGGGAATG GGGTCTTGAGAACTACTTGAACATTAAGCAGGTGACGCAGTATACTTCTGTTGAACCATGGGCTTTTTACAAGTCACCTTCAAAGGTGTGA
- the LOC107811393 gene encoding uncharacterized protein LOC107811393 isoform X3, protein MLDGNSGFHKNKGSNEELNGGGGAPVQRMHFANERRRLMEKLVIKPRGEEEEEEENGGCTNNYSDFDSSSNSPTSDTSSLLEGNDSGTNFTGGSSRSSSSSSSSGGCCSGSMSEEDNEGDDGCLDDWEAVADALAATDEKQEQLSSSLDSAPERDENVVHVSSPEDPDRPESGLDISKQKSREPRSPVSFRAWRPDDAFRPQSLPNLSKQYTFPMNLGRHYRGGSVWGCKSLSIPTSCPICCEDLDFTDTSFLPCPCGFRLCLFCHKRILEEDGRCPGCRKQYKHDPLEVETTEDAGSLTFRPSRSCSMISRS, encoded by the exons ATGCTCGACGGGAACAGTGGCTTTCACAAG AATAAAGGCTCCAATGAGGAATTGAATGGTGGGGGAGGGGCTCCTGTCCAGAGGATGCACTTTGCTAATGAGAGGAGACGATTGATGGAGAAGTTAGTGATAAAGCccagaggagaagaagaagaagaagaagagaatggAGGTTGCACAAACAACTATAGTGATTTTGACTCATCTTCTAATAGCCCTACCAGCGACACTAGTAGCTTGTTGGAAGGGAATGATTCCGGGACGAATTTCACAGGTGGCAGCAGCaggagcagtagcagcagtagtagcagtgGTGGGTGTTGTTCAGGGAGTATGAGTGAGGAAGATAATGAAGGGGACGATGGCTGCTTGGATGATTGGGAAGCTGTTGCTGATGCTTTAGCTGCCACCGATGAGAAGCAGGAGCAGCTTAGCTCTAGCTTGGATTCAGCTCCAGAGAGGGATGAGAATGTGGTGCATGTGAGTTCTCCAGAAGATCCTGATCGGCCTGAATCGGGGCTGGATATATCAAAGCAGAAGTCCAGGGAACCTAGATCTCCTGTCAGCTTTCGAGCATGGAGGCCTGATGATGCCTTCCGTCCACAAAGTCTTCCGAATTTATCGAAACAGTATACTTTCCCTATGAATTTGGGGCGGCATTACCGGGGAGGCTCTGTATGGGGATGTAAAAGTTTATCGATACCCACATCATGTCCTATATGCTGTGAGGATTTGGATTTTACAGACACAAGCTTTCTCCCTTGTCCTTGTGGGTTTAGGCTTTGTCTCTTTTGTCACAAGAGGATTCTTGAGGAGGATGGGCGGTGTCCAGGTTGCAGGAAGCAGTATAAACATGACCCACTTGAGGTAGAGACAACCGAAGATGCAGGAAGTCTGACATTTCGACCGTCTCGTTCTTGTAGCATGATATCAAGGTCGTAG
- the LOC107811391 gene encoding protein EDS1L has protein sequence MVRIEEGREVKDELIKKACNLAMEAHSLSSGKPYIYKKKSGSMDVFFAFAGNWSVDGWYSSTCFGEKKINISLFPSLKSVGTDEVAMVNKAFASRFEHILNDSSLKNEVEKAMSDGKQIVFAGHSSGGPIAILAALWCLEHCCTRPNDNLVYPYCITFGSPLVGDRIWSHALRRENWASYFIHFVMKYDIVPQMMFAPLSSIQEWLQAIFDFINPKSRNYQHEAVVRSNDASKNFFMTVMRSASSVASYAACNLKGCTNFLLETVSNIVQLSPYRPFGTYIFCTGNGKLVVVENPDAVLQLLFYCAQMSSETEVDEVVARSLNEHLLYRKEMQESLEMLDVVHLNNLTDIPLSSNAIALASDEVVTMNLALNDLGLSTRARLCLRAAGEWEKQKRKNEEKIDGNKNSITEGLSKIQEYQTKCDIQKVGYYDAFKLQETIDDFNANVKRLELAGIWDEIIEMLKRYELPDSFEGRKEWIKLGTQFRLQVEPLDIANYYRHLKNEDTGPYMIRARPKRYRFTQRWLEHEERVQTGERSESCFWAEVEELRNKPIMEVQNRILSLETKAWDWSQSGLLGDDVFFPESTFTKWWKQLPTQHRLTSWISGKINS, from the exons ATGGTGAGAATTGAAGAGGGGAGAGAAGTCAAAGATGAGCTGATCAAGAAAGCTTGTAACTTAGCTATGGAAGCTCACAGTTTGTCTTCTGGGAAGCCTTATATTTACAAGAAAAAAAGTGGATCGATGGATGTTTTTTTTGCTTTTGCTGGAAATTGGTCTGTTGATGGTTGGTACAGTAGCACTTGTTTTGGAGAGAAAAAAATTAACATATCTTTGTTTCCATCTTTGAAAAGTGTTGGCACAGATGAGGTAGCCATGGTTAATAAAGCATTTGCTAGCAGATTTGAACACATATTGAACGACTCTTCTCTTAAAAATGAG GTGGAGAAGGCGATGTCAGATGGAAAACAGATAGTGTTTGCAGGGCACTCGTCGGGTGGCCCTATTGCGATTTTGGCAGCCCTATGGTGTCTGGAACATTGTTGCACAAGACCAAATGACAACCTAGTTTATCCATACTGTATAACCTTTGGATCCCCTCTTGTTGGTGACAGAATATGGTCTCATGCCCTCAGGCGCGAAAACTGGGCTAGTTACTTCATACATTTTGTCATGAAGTATGATATCGTTCCTCAGATGATGTTTGCTCCCCTTTCATCGATTCAAGAATGGCTTCAAGCAATCTTTGACTTCATCAATCCAAAATCCCGGAATTATCAGCATGAGGCAGTTGTAAGATCAAATGATGCATCGAAGAATTTCTTTATGACTGTAATGAGGAGTGCATCCTCTGTTGCAAGCTATGCTGCATGTAATCTGAAGGGATGTACAAACTTCTTGTTAGAAACAGTTTCTAACATTGTTCAACTCAGCCCTTATAGACCTTTCGGAACTTACATCTTCTGCACTGGAAATGGGAAACTGGTGGTCGTTGAGAATCCAGATGCTGTTCTGCAGTTACTGTTCTATTGTGCTCAAATGAGTTCCGAAACAGAAGTTGACGAAGTTGTTGCCAGAAGCTTAAACGAACATTTGTTATATAGAAAAGAAATGCAGGAAAGCTTAGAGATGCTGGATGTGGTTCATCTCAATAATCTTACCGATATTCCCTTGTCTTCAAATGCCATTGCATTAGCTAGTGATGAAGTGGTAACTATGAATTTAGCCCTGAATGACTTAGGCCTG AGTACAAGAGCACGGTTGTGTCTTCGTGCAGCAGGAGAATGGGAGAAGCAGAAAAGGAAGAACGAGGAAAAGATTGATGGTAATAAGAACAGCATCACGGAAGGATTAAGCAAGATACAGGAGTACCAGACCAAGTGTGATATTCAGAAAGTCGGGTATTATGATGCGTTCAAGCTTCAAGAAACCATAGATGACTTCAATGCTAATGTGAAAAGGCTCGAGCTAGCAGGAATATGGGACGAAATCATTGAAATGTTGAAAAGGTATGAGCTCCCAGATAGTTTTGAGGGACGAAAGGAATGGATAAAACTAGGGACACAGTTCCGCCTGCAAGTTGAGCCCTTGGATATTGCAAACTATTACAGGCATTTGAAGAATGAAGATACAGGACCTTACATGATCAGGGCTAGGCCGAAGCGTTATAGGTTCACACAACGATGGTTAGAGCATGAAGAAAGGGTGCAAACAGGTGAACGCTCTGAGTCTTGTTTTTGGGCAGAAGTGGAGGAACTAAGAAACAAGCCAATTATGGAAGTGCAAAACAGGATTTTGAGTTTAGAAACAAAGGCATGGGATTGGTCCCAGAGTGGTCTTCTGGGCGATGATGTTTTCTTCCCTGAGTCTACCTTTACCAAATGGTGGAAACAACTCCCTACTCAGCACAGACTGACATCTTGGATATCAGGGAAAATAAATTCTTAG
- the LOC107811393 gene encoding uncharacterized protein LOC107811393 isoform X2: MGSDLIANASIPMLSSNPKDFAKKKRANRSAKLKQCKLDARREQWLSQVKNKGSNEELNGGGGAPVQRMHFANERRRLMEKLVIKPRGEEEEEEENGGCTNNYSDFDSSSNSPTSDTSSLLEGNDSGTNFTGGSSRSSSSSSSSGGCCSGSMSEEDNEGDDGCLDDWEAVADALAATDEKQEQLSSSLDSAPERDENVVHVSSPEDPDRPESGLDISKQKSREPRSPVSFRAWRPDDAFRPQSLPNLSKQYTFPMNLGRHYRGGSVWGCKSLSIPTSCPICCEDLDFTDTSFLPCPCGFRLCLFCHKRILEEDGRCPGCRKQYKHDPLEVETTEDAGSLTFRPSRSCSMISRS, translated from the exons ATGGGTTCCGATTTAATCGCCAATGCTTCAATCCCCATGCTTTCCTCTAACCCCAAAGATTTCGCCAAGAAAAAAAGG GCGAATCGGTCGGCTAAGTTGAAGCAGTGCAAGCTTGATGCTCGACGGGAACAGTGGCTTTCACAAG TGAAGAATAAAGGCTCCAATGAGGAATTGAATGGTGGGGGAGGGGCTCCTGTCCAGAGGATGCACTTTGCTAATGAGAGGAGACGATTGATGGAGAAGTTAGTGATAAAGCccagaggagaagaagaagaagaagaagagaatggAGGTTGCACAAACAACTATAGTGATTTTGACTCATCTTCTAATAGCCCTACCAGCGACACTAGTAGCTTGTTGGAAGGGAATGATTCCGGGACGAATTTCACAGGTGGCAGCAGCaggagcagtagcagcagtagtagcagtgGTGGGTGTTGTTCAGGGAGTATGAGTGAGGAAGATAATGAAGGGGACGATGGCTGCTTGGATGATTGGGAAGCTGTTGCTGATGCTTTAGCTGCCACCGATGAGAAGCAGGAGCAGCTTAGCTCTAGCTTGGATTCAGCTCCAGAGAGGGATGAGAATGTGGTGCATGTGAGTTCTCCAGAAGATCCTGATCGGCCTGAATCGGGGCTGGATATATCAAAGCAGAAGTCCAGGGAACCTAGATCTCCTGTCAGCTTTCGAGCATGGAGGCCTGATGATGCCTTCCGTCCACAAAGTCTTCCGAATTTATCGAAACAGTATACTTTCCCTATGAATTTGGGGCGGCATTACCGGGGAGGCTCTGTATGGGGATGTAAAAGTTTATCGATACCCACATCATGTCCTATATGCTGTGAGGATTTGGATTTTACAGACACAAGCTTTCTCCCTTGTCCTTGTGGGTTTAGGCTTTGTCTCTTTTGTCACAAGAGGATTCTTGAGGAGGATGGGCGGTGTCCAGGTTGCAGGAAGCAGTATAAACATGACCCACTTGAGGTAGAGACAACCGAAGATGCAGGAAGTCTGACATTTCGACCGTCTCGTTCTTGTAGCATGATATCAAGGTCGTAG
- the LOC107811393 gene encoding uncharacterized protein LOC107811393 isoform X1: MGSDLIANASIPMLSSNPKDFAKKKRANRSAKLKQCKLDARREQWLSQGCLKFLLKNKGSNEELNGGGGAPVQRMHFANERRRLMEKLVIKPRGEEEEEEENGGCTNNYSDFDSSSNSPTSDTSSLLEGNDSGTNFTGGSSRSSSSSSSSGGCCSGSMSEEDNEGDDGCLDDWEAVADALAATDEKQEQLSSSLDSAPERDENVVHVSSPEDPDRPESGLDISKQKSREPRSPVSFRAWRPDDAFRPQSLPNLSKQYTFPMNLGRHYRGGSVWGCKSLSIPTSCPICCEDLDFTDTSFLPCPCGFRLCLFCHKRILEEDGRCPGCRKQYKHDPLEVETTEDAGSLTFRPSRSCSMISRS, from the exons ATGGGTTCCGATTTAATCGCCAATGCTTCAATCCCCATGCTTTCCTCTAACCCCAAAGATTTCGCCAAGAAAAAAAGG GCGAATCGGTCGGCTAAGTTGAAGCAGTGCAAGCTTGATGCTCGACGGGAACAGTGGCTTTCACAAGGTTGCTTAAAGTTTCTCC TGAAGAATAAAGGCTCCAATGAGGAATTGAATGGTGGGGGAGGGGCTCCTGTCCAGAGGATGCACTTTGCTAATGAGAGGAGACGATTGATGGAGAAGTTAGTGATAAAGCccagaggagaagaagaagaagaagaagagaatggAGGTTGCACAAACAACTATAGTGATTTTGACTCATCTTCTAATAGCCCTACCAGCGACACTAGTAGCTTGTTGGAAGGGAATGATTCCGGGACGAATTTCACAGGTGGCAGCAGCaggagcagtagcagcagtagtagcagtgGTGGGTGTTGTTCAGGGAGTATGAGTGAGGAAGATAATGAAGGGGACGATGGCTGCTTGGATGATTGGGAAGCTGTTGCTGATGCTTTAGCTGCCACCGATGAGAAGCAGGAGCAGCTTAGCTCTAGCTTGGATTCAGCTCCAGAGAGGGATGAGAATGTGGTGCATGTGAGTTCTCCAGAAGATCCTGATCGGCCTGAATCGGGGCTGGATATATCAAAGCAGAAGTCCAGGGAACCTAGATCTCCTGTCAGCTTTCGAGCATGGAGGCCTGATGATGCCTTCCGTCCACAAAGTCTTCCGAATTTATCGAAACAGTATACTTTCCCTATGAATTTGGGGCGGCATTACCGGGGAGGCTCTGTATGGGGATGTAAAAGTTTATCGATACCCACATCATGTCCTATATGCTGTGAGGATTTGGATTTTACAGACACAAGCTTTCTCCCTTGTCCTTGTGGGTTTAGGCTTTGTCTCTTTTGTCACAAGAGGATTCTTGAGGAGGATGGGCGGTGTCCAGGTTGCAGGAAGCAGTATAAACATGACCCACTTGAGGTAGAGACAACCGAAGATGCAGGAAGTCTGACATTTCGACCGTCTCGTTCTTGTAGCATGATATCAAGGTCGTAG
- the LOC142163280 gene encoding uncharacterized protein LOC142163280, with protein MEKLMSVIENPKEFIKLDRFDGTNFTRWRDKMTFLLSALNIYYVLDSALPPMPKPTTEDSDVVKEERKKREHDELLCRDHILNTLTDRLYDLYCNLKSPREIWTALQTAYQNEKRGIDKFLALQCFEIKIFDTRTIMDQIHELQILVSKLSDLEVKIPDALQLGVILSKSPSSWNDYRKKILHSMDKMTVEQFRTHIQTESETRARDAISQPSSSAVNFISQNDSGSGNKHLKVSKKFSFKKRKKF; from the coding sequence ATGGAGAAATTGATGTCTGTTATTGAGAATCCGAAGGAGTTCATCAAACTTGATCGCTTTGATGGAACGAACTTTACCCGTTGGAGAGACAAGATGACATTCTTGTTGTCCGCTCTCAATAtctactatgttcttgattctgcgTTGCCTCCGATGCCTAAGCCCACAACAGAAGATTCTGACGTagtcaaggaagaaaggaagaaacgagaACATGATGAACTGTTGTGTCGCGACCATATTCTGAATACTTTAACAGATCGACTCTATGATCTTTACTGCAATCTGAAGTCGCCAAGAGAGATTTGGACTGCTCTACAAACTGCATACCAGAATGAAAAACGAGGTATTGACAAATTCCTGGCTCTACAGTGCtttgaaattaaaatatttgatactagGACTATAATGGATCAGATTCATGAACTGCAAATCTTAGTATCAAAACTAAGTGATCTTGAAGTTAAAATTCCTGATGCACTTCAATTAGGTGTTATTCTTTCGAAATCGCCTTCCTCTTGGAATGActatagaaagaaaatcctaCATTCTATGGATAAAATGACTGTGGAGCAATTTCGTACTCACATTCAAACTGAAAGTGAGACTCGTGCTCGTGATGCTATTAGTCAGCCTTCGAGTTCCGCAGTCAATTTTATCAGTCAGAATGATTCAGGAAGTGGGAACAAACATCTGAAAGTTTCCAaaaagttttcttttaaaaagagaaagaaattttAG
- the LOC107811392 gene encoding betaine aldehyde dehydrogenase, chloroplastic-like (The RefSeq protein has 1 substitution compared to this genomic sequence) → MAIPNVRIPSRQLYIDGEWREPVKKNRIPIISPATEEIIGEIPAATEEDVDIAVEAARRALARDDWGSTTGAQRAKYLRAIAAKILERKSELAKLESLDCGKTLFEAAWDMDDVAASFEYYADLAEALDSKRKTPVDLHLDSFKTYVLREPLGVVGLITPWNYPLLMATWKVAPALAAGCAAILKPSELASITCLELGEICREVGLPPGALNILTGLGPEAGAPLVSHPHVDKIAFTGSGATGVKIMTAAAQLVKPVTLELGGKSPIVVFDDIDNLDLAVEWTLFGCFANAGQVCSATSRLILQESIASEFLERLLLWIKNIKISDPLEEDCKLGPIVSSGQYEKVLKFISKAKDEGATILCGGERPQHMKKGYYVQPTIITDVNTSMEIWKEEVFGPVLCVKTFKTEEEAIELANDTKYGLASAIMSKDVETCERFTKAFQTGIIWFNCSQPTFTQLPWGGRKRSGFGRDLGEWGLENYLNIKQVTQYTSVEPWAFYKSPSKV, encoded by the exons ATGGCAATTCCAAACGTACGTATTCCCAGCCGACAGCTATACATCGACGGTGAATGGAGAGAACCAGTCAAGAAGAACAGAATACCTATAATCAGTCCGGCTACTGAAGAAATTATCG GGGAAATACCGGCTGCTACTGAGGAAGATGTGGATATAGCTGTGGAAGCTGCTCGGAGAGCGCTAGCTCGGGATGACTGGGGCTCAACAACAGGGGCACAGCGCGCAAAATATCTTCGTGCTATTGCTGCTAAG ATACTAGAGAGGAAGTCTGAACTTGCAAAACTTGAATCGCTTGATTGTGGAAAAACATTATTTGAGGCTGCTTGGGATATG GATGATGTCGCAGCAAGTTTTGAGTACTACGCAGACCTCGCTGAAGCTCTGGATTCAAAAAGGAAAACTCCAGTTGATCTCCATCTGGATTCATTTAAGACTTATGTTCTTAGAGAACCTCTTGGTGTAGTTGGATTGATAACTCCATG GAATTATCCACTGTTAATGGCCACATGGAAAGTTGCCCCTGCCCTGGCTGCTGGTTGTGCAGCAATACTTAAGCCGTCTGAACTAGCATCTAT AACCTGTTTGGAGTTGGGTGAGATCTGTAGAGAGGTGGGCCTCCCTCCTGGTGCTCTAAACATTTTAACAGGATTGGGGCCTGAAGCTGGTGCTCCTTTGGTATCTCATCCTCATGTTGACAAG ATTGCATTTACAGGAAGTGGCGCCACAGGAGTTAAGATCATGACTGCTGCAGCTCAACTTGTTAAA CCAGTTACTCTTGAGCTTGGTGGAAAAAGTCCAATAGTGGTGTTTGATGACATTGATAACCTTGATCTAG CTGTTGAGTGGACTCTTTTTGGTTGCTTTGCAAATGCTGGTCAAGTTTGCAGTGCAACATCACGTCTTATACTACAG GAAAGCATTGCTTCTGAATTTTTGGAGAGGCTGCTTCTCTggataaaaaatatcaaaatctcaGATCCTTTGGAAGAAGATTGCAAGCTTGGTCCCATCGTTAGTTCTGGACAG TATGAGAAGGTATTGAAGTTCATCTCAAAAGCCAAAGATGAAGGTGCAACCATTTTATGTGGTGGCGAAAGGCCTCAG CATATGAAGAAAGGATATTATGTTCAACCAACAATTATTACTGATGTTAATACCTCCATGGAAATCTGGAAAGAGGAAGTATTCGGACCTGTTCTTTGTGTCAAAACATTCAAAACTGAAGAGGAAGCCATTGAACTAGCAAATGACACCAA GTATGGTTTGGCTTCTGCTATTATGTCAAAAGATGTTGAAAGGTGTGAGCGTTTCACAAAG GCTTTTCAGACAGGGATCATCTGGTTCAACTGTTCACAGCCAACCTTTACGCAGCTTCCATGGGGTGGTAGAAAGCGTAGTGGTTTTGGACGCGATCTAGGGGAATG GGGTCTTGAGAACTACTTGAACATTAAGCAGGTGACGCAGTATACTTCTGTTGAACCATGGGCTTTTTACAAGTCACCTTCAAAGGTGTGA
- the LOC107811392 gene encoding betaine aldehyde dehydrogenase, chloroplastic-like isoform X2, with product MAIPNVRIPSRQLYIDGEWREPVKKNRIPIISPATEEIIGEIPAATEEDVDIAVEAARRALARDDWGSTTGAQRAKYLRAIAAKDDVAASFEYYADLAEALDSKRKTPVDLHLDSFKTYVLREPLGVVGLITPWNYPLLMATWKVAPALAAGCAAILKPSELASITCLELGEICREVGLPPGALNILTGLGPEAGAPLVSHPHVDKIAFTGSGATGVKIMTAAAQLVKPVTLELGGKSPIVVFDDIDNLDLAVEWTLFGCFANAGQVCSATSRLILQESIASEFLERLLLWIKNIKISDPLEEDCKLGPIVSSGQYEKVLKFISKAKDEGATILCGGERPQHMKKGYYVQPTIITDVNTSMEIWKEEVFGPVLCVKTFKTEEEAIELANDTKYGLASAIMSKDVERCERFTKAFQTGIIWFNCSQPTFTQLPWGGRKRSGFGRDLGEWGLENYLNIKQVTQYTSVEPWAFYKSPSKV from the exons ATGGCAATTCCAAACGTACGTATTCCCAGCCGACAGCTATACATCGACGGTGAATGGAGAGAACCAGTCAAGAAGAACAGAATACCTATAATCAGTCCGGCTACTGAAGAAATTATCG GGGAAATACCGGCTGCTACTGAGGAAGATGTGGATATAGCTGTGGAAGCTGCTCGGAGAGCGCTAGCTCGGGATGACTGGGGCTCAACAACAGGGGCACAGCGCGCAAAATATCTTCGTGCTATTGCTGCTAAG GATGATGTCGCAGCAAGTTTTGAGTACTACGCAGACCTCGCTGAAGCTCTGGATTCAAAAAGGAAAACTCCAGTTGATCTCCATCTGGATTCATTTAAGACTTATGTTCTTAGAGAACCTCTTGGTGTAGTTGGATTGATAACTCCATG GAATTATCCACTGTTAATGGCCACATGGAAAGTTGCCCCTGCCCTGGCTGCTGGTTGTGCAGCAATACTTAAGCCGTCTGAACTAGCATCTAT AACCTGTTTGGAGTTGGGTGAGATCTGTAGAGAGGTGGGCCTCCCTCCTGGTGCTCTAAACATTTTAACAGGATTGGGGCCTGAAGCTGGTGCTCCTTTGGTATCTCATCCTCATGTTGACAAG ATTGCATTTACAGGAAGTGGCGCCACAGGAGTTAAGATCATGACTGCTGCAGCTCAACTTGTTAAA CCAGTTACTCTTGAGCTTGGTGGAAAAAGTCCAATAGTGGTGTTTGATGACATTGATAACCTTGATCTAG CTGTTGAGTGGACTCTTTTTGGTTGCTTTGCAAATGCTGGTCAAGTTTGCAGTGCAACATCACGTCTTATACTACAG GAAAGCATTGCTTCTGAATTTTTGGAGAGGCTGCTTCTCTggataaaaaatatcaaaatctcaGATCCTTTGGAAGAAGATTGCAAGCTTGGTCCCATCGTTAGTTCTGGACAG TATGAGAAGGTATTGAAGTTCATCTCAAAAGCCAAAGATGAAGGTGCAACCATTTTATGTGGTGGCGAAAGGCCTCAG CATATGAAGAAAGGATATTATGTTCAACCAACAATTATTACTGATGTTAATACCTCCATGGAAATCTGGAAAGAGGAAGTATTCGGACCTGTTCTTTGTGTCAAAACATTCAAAACTGAAGAGGAAGCCATTGAACTAGCAAATGACACCAA GTATGGTTTGGCTTCTGCTATTATGTCAAAAGATGTTGAAAGGTGTGAGCGTTTCACAAAG GCTTTTCAGACAGGGATCATCTGGTTCAACTGTTCACAGCCAACCTTTACGCAGCTTCCATGGGGTGGTAGAAAGCGTAGTGGTTTTGGACGCGATCTAGGGGAATG GGGTCTTGAGAACTACTTGAACATTAAGCAGGTGACGCAGTATACTTCTGTTGAACCATGGGCTTTTTACAAGTCACCTTCAAAGGTGTGA